Proteins found in one Acanthopagrus latus isolate v.2019 chromosome 3, fAcaLat1.1, whole genome shotgun sequence genomic segment:
- the lipea gene encoding lipase, hormone-sensitive a isoform X1 — translation MRVASDMDYTVVFAALETVCEDNISIMCGPSDLPYGNVAERLVTCIRQIQEHGRALKPVVSSFTAVYHHYDFDAQTPGNGYRTLVKVLQACLLHIIQKGRYIISNYNSAFFRAEHNASEMEAYCSALCQLRALLHLAQQLINDNECGQLYSLQDRDLSRRFVQEYSSMHKACFYGRCLGFQFSPTLRPFLQTVVISMVSYGETYGKQQSGLGTAALSLLTSGKYVMDPELRGAEFERITQNLDMQFWKSFWNLTESGLIAGFSRIASCPVQVNYTLTLPPETLSLPLASDPHLTATVSPPIAHWGPGPVHMRLISHELREGQDSEELLSYSRADPPPISVSHLPWVQKQPRSPWLLIHFHGGGFVAQTSRSHENYLRSWSKELNVPILSVDYSLSPEAPFPRALEECFYAYCWALNNCHLLGSTAERVCLAGDSAGGNLCITVSMKAISSGIRVPDGIMAAYPATLLTTDASPSRLLTLIDPLLPLGVLTKCLNAYAGADCETVQPAVGNSSLSSLGRDTAVLLSDLTQGASNWIQSFLDPMRTSGGTRSLSSAQRRYQSTDTRETPTHASTPNGGDHVDYPDGFEPMRSQCLAFVRPTPSPIIRNPFVSPLLAPNNLLRGLPPVHIVASALDALLDDSVMFAKKLRDMGQPVSLTVVEDLPHGFLSLSQLAKETEVASEICVEQMRTIFQQENPTPALSKRPKLEDTHQSMSPSG, via the exons cCTCAGACATGGATTACACGGTTGTGTTCGCAGCCTTGGAAACAGTATGTGAAGACAACATTTCTATTATGTGTGGGCCTTCTGATTTGCCGTACGGAAATGTTGCCGAGCGCCTGGTCACGTGTATAAGACAGATTCAGGAGCACGGCCGAGCCTTGAAGCCTGTCGTCAGCAGCTTCACCGCCGTCTATCACCATTATGACTTTGACGCACAAACGCCTGGGAATGGCTACCGTACCTTGGTTAAG GTCTTGCAGGCTTGCCTTTTGCACATCATTCAGAAGGGCCGTTACATCATTTCTAATTACAACAGTGCCTTCTTCAGGGCCGAGCACAACGCCTCTGAGATGGAGGCGTACTGCAGCGCTCTGTGTCAGCTGCGTGCCCTTCTCCACCTCGCCCAGCAGCTCATCAACGACAACGAGTGCGGCCAGCTGTACTCCCTGCAGGACAGGGACCTGAGCCGCAGGTTTGTGCAGGAGTACAGCTCCATGCACAAAGCCTGTTTCTACGGCCGCTGTCTGGGCTTTCAG TTCTCACCAACTCTACGTCCCTTCCTCCAGACTGTTGTCATAAGCATGGTTTCATATGGAGAGACGTATGGGAAACAGCAGTCTGGCTTGG GTACGGctgccctctccctcctcacatcAGGGAAGTACGTCATGGATCCAGAGTTGCGGGGTGCTGAGTTTGAACGCATTACCCAGAACCTGGACATGCAGTTCTGGAAGTCCTTCTGGAACCTCACAGAGTCCGGCCTTATCGCT ggCTTCAGCAGAATAGCCTCTTGCCCAGTGCAGGTGAATTACACACTGACATTGCCTCCTGAAACTCTAAGCCTCCCACTGGCCTCAGACCCCCATCTAACAGCCACCGTGTCTCCTCCGATAGCCCACTGGGGCCCCGGGCCAGTCCACATGCGCCTTATCTCCCATGAGCTGCGAGAAGGACAG GACAGTGAAGAGCTGCTGTCGTATTCTCGAGCCGATCCTCCCCCCATCTCCGTGTCCCATCTCCCCTGGGTGCAGAAGCAGCCTCGCTCCCCCTGGCTGCTCATCCACTTCCACGGCGGGGGCTTCGTAGCCCAGACTTCCAGATCCCATGAG AATTATCTTCGGAGTTGGTCAAAGGAGCTGAACGTACCGATACTCTCCGTGGACTACTCTCTGTCACCCGAGGCGCCCTTTCCCAGAGCTCTGGAGGAATGTTTCTACGCCTACTGCTGGGCTCTGAATAACTGTCATCTACTGG GCTCCACAGCTGAGCGGGTTTGTCTGGCAGGCGACAGCGCTGGAGGAAACCTCTGCATCACCGTGTCCATGAAGGCCATATCCAGCGGCATCCGAGTCCCTGACGGCATCATGGCCGCCTACCCCGCCACCTTGCTCACCACTGACGCCTCGCCCTCCCGCCTGCTCACGCTCATTGACCCGCTGTTGCCTCTGGGTGTTCTCACAAAGTGCCTCAATGCCTATGCAG GTGCAGACTGTGAGACGGTGCAGCCTGCGGTGGGAAACAGCAGTCTGAGCTCTCTGGGCAGAGACACTGCTGTGCTGCTCAGTGATCTCACCCAGGGAGCCTCCAACTGGATCCAGTCCTTTCTGGACCCCATGCGGACTTCAGGTGGAACACGCTCTCTGTCATCGGCACAGAGGAGGTATCAGAGCACCGACACTCGCGAAACACCCACCCACGCCTCTACACCCAACGGCGGCGATCACGTGGATTACCCAGATGGCTTTGAGCCAATGCGCTCTCAGTGCCTGGCTTTTGTTCGGCCAACTCCATCCCCCATTATCAGGAACCCGTTTGTGTCGCCCCTGCTGGCTCCTAACAACCTGCTGAGAGGCCTGCCGCCTGTACACATAGTG GCCTCTGCTCTGGACGCTTTGCTAGATGACTCGGTGATGTTTGCCAAGAAGCTTCGAGACATGGGCCAGCCCGTGAGTCTGACAGTGGTGGAGGACCTACCTCACGGCTTCCTCAGCCTGTCGCAACTCGCCAAGGAGACTGAGGTGGCTTCAGAAATCTGCGTGGAGCAAATGAGGACGATTTTTCAGCAAGAAAACCCGACGCCTGCTCTCAGCAAACGGCCCAAGCTAGAAGATACTCATCAGAGTATGAGTCCGTCAGGCTGA
- the lipea gene encoding lipase, hormone-sensitive a isoform X2, which produces MDYTVVFAALETVCEDNISIMCGPSDLPYGNVAERLVTCIRQIQEHGRALKPVVSSFTAVYHHYDFDAQTPGNGYRTLVKVLQACLLHIIQKGRYIISNYNSAFFRAEHNASEMEAYCSALCQLRALLHLAQQLINDNECGQLYSLQDRDLSRRFVQEYSSMHKACFYGRCLGFQFSPTLRPFLQTVVISMVSYGETYGKQQSGLGTAALSLLTSGKYVMDPELRGAEFERITQNLDMQFWKSFWNLTESGLIAGFSRIASCPVQVNYTLTLPPETLSLPLASDPHLTATVSPPIAHWGPGPVHMRLISHELREGQDSEELLSYSRADPPPISVSHLPWVQKQPRSPWLLIHFHGGGFVAQTSRSHENYLRSWSKELNVPILSVDYSLSPEAPFPRALEECFYAYCWALNNCHLLGSTAERVCLAGDSAGGNLCITVSMKAISSGIRVPDGIMAAYPATLLTTDASPSRLLTLIDPLLPLGVLTKCLNAYAGADCETVQPAVGNSSLSSLGRDTAVLLSDLTQGASNWIQSFLDPMRTSGGTRSLSSAQRRYQSTDTRETPTHASTPNGGDHVDYPDGFEPMRSQCLAFVRPTPSPIIRNPFVSPLLAPNNLLRGLPPVHIVASALDALLDDSVMFAKKLRDMGQPVSLTVVEDLPHGFLSLSQLAKETEVASEICVEQMRTIFQQENPTPALSKRPKLEDTHQSMSPSG; this is translated from the exons ATGGATTACACGGTTGTGTTCGCAGCCTTGGAAACAGTATGTGAAGACAACATTTCTATTATGTGTGGGCCTTCTGATTTGCCGTACGGAAATGTTGCCGAGCGCCTGGTCACGTGTATAAGACAGATTCAGGAGCACGGCCGAGCCTTGAAGCCTGTCGTCAGCAGCTTCACCGCCGTCTATCACCATTATGACTTTGACGCACAAACGCCTGGGAATGGCTACCGTACCTTGGTTAAG GTCTTGCAGGCTTGCCTTTTGCACATCATTCAGAAGGGCCGTTACATCATTTCTAATTACAACAGTGCCTTCTTCAGGGCCGAGCACAACGCCTCTGAGATGGAGGCGTACTGCAGCGCTCTGTGTCAGCTGCGTGCCCTTCTCCACCTCGCCCAGCAGCTCATCAACGACAACGAGTGCGGCCAGCTGTACTCCCTGCAGGACAGGGACCTGAGCCGCAGGTTTGTGCAGGAGTACAGCTCCATGCACAAAGCCTGTTTCTACGGCCGCTGTCTGGGCTTTCAG TTCTCACCAACTCTACGTCCCTTCCTCCAGACTGTTGTCATAAGCATGGTTTCATATGGAGAGACGTATGGGAAACAGCAGTCTGGCTTGG GTACGGctgccctctccctcctcacatcAGGGAAGTACGTCATGGATCCAGAGTTGCGGGGTGCTGAGTTTGAACGCATTACCCAGAACCTGGACATGCAGTTCTGGAAGTCCTTCTGGAACCTCACAGAGTCCGGCCTTATCGCT ggCTTCAGCAGAATAGCCTCTTGCCCAGTGCAGGTGAATTACACACTGACATTGCCTCCTGAAACTCTAAGCCTCCCACTGGCCTCAGACCCCCATCTAACAGCCACCGTGTCTCCTCCGATAGCCCACTGGGGCCCCGGGCCAGTCCACATGCGCCTTATCTCCCATGAGCTGCGAGAAGGACAG GACAGTGAAGAGCTGCTGTCGTATTCTCGAGCCGATCCTCCCCCCATCTCCGTGTCCCATCTCCCCTGGGTGCAGAAGCAGCCTCGCTCCCCCTGGCTGCTCATCCACTTCCACGGCGGGGGCTTCGTAGCCCAGACTTCCAGATCCCATGAG AATTATCTTCGGAGTTGGTCAAAGGAGCTGAACGTACCGATACTCTCCGTGGACTACTCTCTGTCACCCGAGGCGCCCTTTCCCAGAGCTCTGGAGGAATGTTTCTACGCCTACTGCTGGGCTCTGAATAACTGTCATCTACTGG GCTCCACAGCTGAGCGGGTTTGTCTGGCAGGCGACAGCGCTGGAGGAAACCTCTGCATCACCGTGTCCATGAAGGCCATATCCAGCGGCATCCGAGTCCCTGACGGCATCATGGCCGCCTACCCCGCCACCTTGCTCACCACTGACGCCTCGCCCTCCCGCCTGCTCACGCTCATTGACCCGCTGTTGCCTCTGGGTGTTCTCACAAAGTGCCTCAATGCCTATGCAG GTGCAGACTGTGAGACGGTGCAGCCTGCGGTGGGAAACAGCAGTCTGAGCTCTCTGGGCAGAGACACTGCTGTGCTGCTCAGTGATCTCACCCAGGGAGCCTCCAACTGGATCCAGTCCTTTCTGGACCCCATGCGGACTTCAGGTGGAACACGCTCTCTGTCATCGGCACAGAGGAGGTATCAGAGCACCGACACTCGCGAAACACCCACCCACGCCTCTACACCCAACGGCGGCGATCACGTGGATTACCCAGATGGCTTTGAGCCAATGCGCTCTCAGTGCCTGGCTTTTGTTCGGCCAACTCCATCCCCCATTATCAGGAACCCGTTTGTGTCGCCCCTGCTGGCTCCTAACAACCTGCTGAGAGGCCTGCCGCCTGTACACATAGTG GCCTCTGCTCTGGACGCTTTGCTAGATGACTCGGTGATGTTTGCCAAGAAGCTTCGAGACATGGGCCAGCCCGTGAGTCTGACAGTGGTGGAGGACCTACCTCACGGCTTCCTCAGCCTGTCGCAACTCGCCAAGGAGACTGAGGTGGCTTCAGAAATCTGCGTGGAGCAAATGAGGACGATTTTTCAGCAAGAAAACCCGACGCCTGCTCTCAGCAAACGGCCCAAGCTAGAAGATACTCATCAGAGTATGAGTCCGTCAGGCTGA